Proteins from a genomic interval of Diaphorobacter sp. HDW4A:
- a CDS encoding class I SAM-dependent DNA methyltransferase — MLENAWFVPRSRIDDYKDDEKVYDVEDGRRKLRMHPKGSFIYRLAGRDRQKSASYYTPQVLTRCLVKYALKELLDEKNDRVKKADDILTLTVCEPAMGSAAFLNEAVNQLAEAYLERKQAELKTRIPHDQYPQELQKVRMYLADRNVFGVDLNPVAVELAEVSIWLNAIYGEQDDNGQPLPARVPWFGYQLFAGNSLIGARHQVYNAASLKKGAKPAWFDAPPRRATVDAPRQPDEIWHFLLPDPGMGDYTDKVAKSLYPDDFARLKAWRKALTAPLGDYEVARLQQLSQQVEALWAQHTAALARDRARTEDQLRVWPHEFEAKSAPGADVESASSYEKSSENRVSRAQKEAIRQQGLLNEDGDLATPFRRLKLVMDYWCALWFWPITRSADLPSREQWWMEVGAILEGNVIDITPQVNLVFSQPASQPATGGGVELVFGDDDDSAPVFQKVQPSFDGFDVQPELQAANSAPGSAAALHDRLGQLRISKLRQHFARVAVVEGIAEQRRFMHWELCFADVLLGAGPSADGRPGGGFDLILGNPPWLKVEWDPSGVLGEMNPEFAIRKISAPELAKRTIPAFDEFPGAQTAWTAELQEAEGAQNFLNAAQNYPLLQGMKANLYKCFMPLAWDLNSAHGVAALLHPEGPYDDPKGGKLRDSVYARLRRHFCFVNELQLFAEVDHHTKYSINIYGPAQTAPCFDHLANLFAPATVDACYLHDGTGTVGGYKNEAGQWNTTGHRDRIVRVDEAALATFAQLYDEPGTPARRARLPALHAGALGGVLEKIATWRMRFLNLGKGVRTIDVVFDETQAQKLGLLASRKVSDGFAKSPEGLVLSGPHYHVSNPLNKTPRLVCRSNGHYDPITLQELPDDFLPRSSYLPKASSAEYVNALPRIAWSVDSEVDSSLLTEHYSLLHRRRLAQTGERTLIPAIAPKGVVAVNSSVTTVFRSSAHLLVANATLSSIPLDFLIKSAGRGDLYGVDLMKLPFVCEGVIQVMARSAALNCLTTHYAPLWEQVYDLGFADQRWSQPSNPRLPHGFWHTLTSTWTRDCALRSDYARRMALVEIDVLVAQVLGLTLDQLLLIYRVQFPVMQGYERDTWYDATGRIVFTNSKGLVGVGLPRKGSRTTPRTRITTPDGKVREGNFGWDDLWAYACADAGDSEETQKRGGTPKVPDGTTITQWLMDDTLPGGPREVQRTYTAPFTRARREDDYRVAWAFFEAPPPQ, encoded by the coding sequence ATGCTGGAGAACGCCTGGTTCGTCCCCCGCAGCCGCATCGACGATTACAAAGACGACGAAAAGGTCTACGACGTTGAAGACGGCCGCCGCAAACTGCGCATGCACCCCAAAGGCAGCTTCATCTACCGCCTGGCGGGCCGCGACCGGCAAAAGAGCGCCAGCTACTACACCCCCCAGGTGCTCACCCGGTGCCTGGTGAAATACGCCCTCAAAGAACTGCTCGACGAGAAAAACGACCGCGTCAAAAAGGCCGACGACATCCTCACTCTCACCGTGTGCGAGCCAGCCATGGGAAGCGCCGCGTTCTTGAACGAAGCCGTCAACCAGCTGGCCGAGGCCTATCTGGAGCGCAAGCAGGCCGAGCTCAAAACCCGCATACCCCACGACCAGTACCCGCAAGAGCTGCAAAAAGTGCGCATGTACCTGGCCGACCGCAACGTCTTCGGCGTGGACTTGAACCCCGTGGCCGTCGAGCTGGCCGAGGTATCCATCTGGCTCAATGCCATCTATGGCGAGCAAGACGACAACGGCCAGCCCTTACCCGCCCGCGTGCCATGGTTTGGCTACCAGCTCTTTGCCGGCAACAGCCTCATTGGTGCGCGCCACCAAGTCTATAACGCCGCCTCCCTGAAGAAAGGCGCCAAACCCGCATGGTTTGATGCCCCACCCCGGCGCGCCACCGTTGATGCGCCGCGCCAGCCCGACGAAATCTGGCACTTTCTGCTGCCCGACCCCGGCATGGGCGACTACACCGACAAGGTGGCCAAAAGCCTCTACCCCGACGACTTTGCCCGCCTCAAAGCCTGGCGCAAAGCCCTCACCGCACCGCTGGGCGACTATGAAGTTGCCCGCCTGCAGCAACTCAGCCAGCAGGTGGAGGCACTTTGGGCGCAGCACACCGCCGCGCTGGCCCGTGACCGTGCCCGCACCGAAGACCAGCTGCGCGTCTGGCCGCACGAATTTGAAGCAAAAAGTGCCCCTGGCGCAGATGTGGAAAGCGCTAGCAGCTATGAAAAAAGTAGTGAGAACCGGGTCTCCCGGGCGCAAAAGGAAGCCATCCGCCAGCAAGGCCTGCTGAACGAAGACGGCGACCTGGCTACCCCGTTCCGCCGCCTCAAGCTCGTCATGGACTACTGGTGCGCCCTTTGGTTCTGGCCCATCACCCGCAGTGCCGACCTGCCCAGCCGCGAGCAGTGGTGGATGGAGGTGGGTGCCATCCTGGAGGGCAACGTCATCGACATCACGCCCCAGGTCAACCTAGTTTTCAGCCAACCCGCAAGTCAGCCAGCCACCGGCGGCGGCGTCGAGCTGGTGTTTGGCGATGACGACGACAGCGCCCCTGTGTTCCAGAAGGTGCAGCCCAGCTTCGATGGCTTTGACGTGCAGCCCGAACTACAAGCCGCCAACTCCGCACCCGGTAGCGCAGCCGCGCTGCACGACCGCTTGGGCCAGCTGCGCATCAGCAAGCTGCGCCAGCACTTTGCTCGTGTGGCCGTGGTGGAGGGCATTGCAGAGCAGCGCCGCTTTATGCACTGGGAGCTGTGCTTTGCCGATGTGCTGCTGGGCGCAGGCCCCAGTGCTGATGGTCGACCCGGTGGGGGTTTTGATTTGATTTTGGGCAACCCTCCTTGGTTAAAGGTGGAGTGGGACCCTTCCGGGGTACTGGGTGAAATGAACCCGGAATTTGCGATTCGGAAGATTAGCGCACCTGAACTCGCGAAGAGAACGATTCCCGCATTCGATGAGTTTCCTGGGGCGCAAACTGCGTGGACTGCAGAACTGCAGGAGGCTGAGGGTGCTCAGAATTTTCTCAATGCTGCGCAGAACTACCCGCTGCTGCAAGGCATGAAAGCCAATCTCTACAAATGCTTTATGCCTCTGGCCTGGGACTTGAACAGTGCGCACGGCGTGGCAGCGTTGCTGCACCCCGAAGGGCCATATGACGACCCCAAGGGCGGCAAGCTGCGCGATTCTGTGTATGCGCGGCTGCGACGGCATTTCTGTTTTGTGAACGAGTTGCAGCTTTTTGCCGAGGTGGACCACCACACCAAATACAGCATCAACATATACGGTCCCGCGCAAACCGCGCCGTGCTTTGACCACTTGGCCAACCTGTTTGCGCCAGCCACCGTCGATGCCTGTTACCTGCACGACGGCACGGGAACGGTGGGTGGCTACAAAAACGAGGCCGGGCAATGGAATACCACCGGCCATCGCGACCGCATCGTGCGCGTGGACGAGGCCGCGCTGGCCACTTTTGCCCAACTCTACGATGAACCCGGAACCCCCGCCCGCCGCGCGCGACTGCCCGCTTTGCACGCAGGAGCTTTGGGCGGTGTGCTGGAAAAAATTGCAACTTGGCGGATGCGATTTCTGAATCTGGGGAAGGGTGTTCGAACGATTGATGTGGTGTTCGACGAGACGCAGGCCCAAAAGCTGGGGCTCTTAGCGAGCCGAAAAGTCTCTGATGGGTTTGCGAAATCGCCAGAAGGTTTGGTCCTCTCAGGCCCTCATTACCACGTTTCGAATCCGCTGAATAAAACGCCTCGGTTGGTCTGCCGCTCGAATGGGCACTATGACCCTATAACGCTTCAAGAGCTTCCGGATGACTTTCTGCCGCGTTCAAGTTATCTACCAAAAGCAAGCTCGGCCGAATATGTAAATGCACTTCCTAGGATTGCTTGGTCCGTTGACTCAGAAGTCGATTCATCGTTACTAACTGAGCACTATTCACTCTTGCATCGGCGAAGATTGGCGCAAACAGGGGAACGAACGTTGATTCCCGCGATTGCTCCCAAAGGGGTCGTTGCGGTCAATTCCAGTGTTACAACGGTTTTTCGCTCGTCAGCCCATCTATTGGTGGCAAACGCGACACTTAGCTCGATACCGCTCGACTTCCTCATCAAATCTGCGGGTCGCGGTGACCTTTATGGTGTGGATTTGATGAAGCTTCCTTTCGTATGTGAGGGAGTCATACAAGTTATGGCTCGTTCTGCGGCGCTAAATTGCCTCACCACCCACTACGCTCCGCTGTGGGAGCAGGTCTATGACCTAGGCTTTGCCGACCAGCGCTGGAGCCAACCGAGCAACCCGCGTCTACCGCACGGTTTCTGGCACACGCTCACCAGCACTTGGACGCGCGATTGCGCTCTGCGGAGTGATTACGCCCGCCGCATGGCGCTGGTCGAAATTGATGTACTGGTAGCCCAGGTCTTGGGCCTAACGCTGGACCAGCTGCTACTCATCTACCGCGTGCAGTTCCCCGTCATGCAAGGCTACGAGCGCGACACCTGGTACGACGCCACCGGCCGCATCGTCTTCACCAACAGCAAGGGCCTGGTAGGCGTAGGCCTGCCGCGCAAAGGCAGCCGCACCACCCCGCGCACTCGCATCACCACCCCCGACGGCAAGGTGCGCGAAGGCAACTTCGGCTGGGACGACCTGTGGGCCTACGCCTGTGCAGACGCCGGCGACAGCGAAGAAACCCAAAAACGCGGCGGCACGCCCAAGGTGCCCGACGGCACCACCATCACCCAGTGGCTCATGGACGACACCCTCCCCGGCGGCCCCCGCGAAGTGCAACGCACCTACACCGCCCCCTTCACCCGCGCCCGCCGCGAGGATGACTACCGGGTGGCTTGGGCGTTTTTTGAAGCGCCGCCGCCGCAATGA
- a CDS encoding AAA domain-containing protein → MDIKLIKKTGVPKAEVEAHQQIQREFSGTAFSKGWRGYASFAISRGGRGSGDDDFDLVLITHSVVAVVELKNWHGKLLESDGQKWYLDGESRDTSPVLKANLNAKRLASLMKQKLGTDFTPFVTSFVVMHGDVKQTKLTPDEEKSVLTMTEFLSLRYEQVFKQYFWKRPFFNPLNYLKRYDDFFEGPSFKPKDYLVDGFRPESAPIFIHPKKLYSEFRASAKDDPLKHALLRQWDFTALGLDLIGERDRPFVGLREQRVYEYVVEKNEELSLSLMRPISRKADRDVTLDFVELYSLPSRVTRLAEFTHSVLPKLSADERLSLVKAVLHKFGELHDLNVAHRDIGDHSVWVDRSSKVVMSGFPAAYYPEMKTVGAFRDKVKVEQSVLPEDGQAESAATPYRRDVFMLGALAHLVLFGERPPKSADTYAWSDRAETGFNSGVTDVIKRALSSAPSERYLNAREMLEALNFATTDAPLQIVDVSAFESYRANSKERDYEETDMFAETKEYLCFRSTTEDGDHLVKVWYGVEPDPKKPDLSLRLLSFLERARVVKGMQISGLHPVVDFGLSRGSLLLVTDWVEGQPLSTWLLTSPSYEARMQVARSLVGTLNKLHAVDLSHGDIHPDNIVVRSLGDAVLVDVLDFSRTHGDAYTTGYLPSNYQSLTPTERDRYGLAAVLVEVLDSSREAPTNGSLPIPRVYEELANLLGAQTLSTLDPLSKALDKVGHSEKDESQNFTVVVPNLAYSGVPAGALRSDNGVFHIAVQPDRQSEGRIRLYVTGVGRQLTLIWNPFKEVVESVKANSVSQSQLLRSQTMRDASVRMEVQLVDGPTPDAQDLVLFLLGDAQVKRRLPASDSAKQAEAKEAVFESDFEDGPATSDDDDTVPIRELWRTLLDAEEDAFFTVTVAGDKRYNPERSGQLLIPYHADSGVLNYELPDSVVVESQTNDGVWKPCGELNLRDTTVGAYAELAIDQPYLRANFKIGSRLRLMSTNEKASFTRRRFAVERILQDKAVVPGLISYFEAAPSAELAPMKFSAPSDQDLEAYSEHGKSLNQSQREAFKRVLGSGPVSLLQGPPGTGKTWFIASLLHYLMTKEGARRILLVSQAHEAVNNALEKGMEVCRNMGVDFNAVRLGAESVASDEIRHLHASSIENAYRESFKAEQKERIVELATSFGLPKGYAAEVVDLHLRLGMLCDRIAKLQTRTGGADERSVASMDARVRALTEAFYDIAADVYQVDAQGAPVEILSGIRNDLAEKYEVRSQDAISRLGRVIKLSEEWVAALGSSDANFAEFLAKSRTVVAGTLVGIGYRGAGVVQNIFDWVIIDEAGRAAPSELAVAMQAGHRILLVGDHLQLPPTFSDQVRQAVRERYGVEDDSALLRSDFERLFNSAYGQQVGTTLLSQYRMAPDIGELVSECFYGGKLETGRGVPPEYYDLLPVHLSKQVTWVDTSTLGRRGYEQQNEARDETWNTAEAHVVMALLRQIVESEEFMTFMAEDLKPQEPPIGIICMYSKQRSFIDKLKAEAPWLGSLRRLVKVDTVDSYQGKENRIVILSTVRNNTDGRIGFLRSPNRVNVAMSRAMERLFVVGSSKLWQGRHADTPLGRVFKYTEQLAAQGRAVVLPAEQLGEGE, encoded by the coding sequence ATGGACATTAAGCTCATCAAGAAAACCGGAGTTCCCAAAGCCGAGGTGGAAGCACACCAGCAGATTCAGCGAGAGTTCAGTGGCACCGCTTTCAGCAAGGGATGGCGTGGATACGCTTCCTTCGCTATCAGCCGAGGTGGACGAGGTTCTGGTGACGACGACTTTGACCTGGTACTCATCACTCACAGTGTCGTGGCCGTCGTGGAGTTGAAGAACTGGCACGGCAAGCTTCTTGAGTCCGACGGGCAGAAGTGGTATCTAGATGGGGAGTCGAGGGACACGTCTCCAGTGCTCAAGGCGAATCTGAATGCCAAACGACTTGCAAGTTTGATGAAGCAGAAGCTTGGTACGGACTTCACTCCGTTCGTCACCTCTTTTGTCGTGATGCACGGTGACGTCAAACAGACGAAGCTCACACCTGACGAAGAGAAATCTGTCCTGACGATGACGGAGTTTCTGTCGCTACGCTATGAGCAGGTATTCAAGCAGTACTTCTGGAAGCGACCATTCTTCAACCCGCTGAACTACCTCAAAAGGTACGACGATTTCTTTGAGGGGCCCTCGTTCAAGCCGAAAGACTACCTAGTCGACGGCTTTCGACCGGAGAGTGCCCCCATCTTCATTCACCCCAAAAAGCTGTATTCGGAGTTTCGAGCCAGCGCCAAGGACGACCCGCTTAAGCATGCGCTTCTGCGACAGTGGGACTTCACGGCACTTGGTTTGGACCTCATCGGCGAGCGAGACCGCCCTTTTGTAGGCCTTCGAGAGCAACGAGTCTATGAGTACGTTGTCGAGAAGAATGAAGAGCTCTCACTGAGTCTAATGCGCCCTATCAGCCGCAAGGCTGACCGGGACGTGACGCTCGACTTCGTTGAGCTTTATTCGCTTCCCAGCCGTGTCACCCGTCTAGCCGAGTTCACCCATTCGGTGCTTCCAAAACTCTCCGCTGATGAGCGGCTCAGCCTTGTAAAAGCAGTGCTTCACAAGTTTGGAGAGCTTCATGACCTCAATGTGGCGCACCGTGACATTGGGGACCACAGCGTCTGGGTGGACAGGTCCTCGAAGGTCGTCATGTCTGGCTTTCCTGCGGCCTACTACCCAGAGATGAAGACCGTTGGTGCCTTCCGCGACAAAGTCAAGGTAGAGCAGTCCGTACTACCTGAGGACGGGCAAGCCGAAAGCGCGGCGACACCCTATCGGCGGGACGTGTTCATGCTCGGCGCTTTAGCGCACCTCGTATTGTTCGGAGAGCGACCACCGAAGTCCGCCGATACGTACGCCTGGTCAGACAGAGCCGAGACTGGGTTCAACTCGGGTGTGACCGATGTCATCAAGAGGGCGTTGTCTTCGGCGCCAAGCGAGAGGTACCTGAACGCTCGGGAGATGCTGGAAGCGCTGAATTTTGCGACTACAGACGCCCCGCTTCAGATTGTTGATGTCTCTGCCTTCGAGTCTTACCGCGCAAACAGCAAGGAGCGCGACTATGAAGAGACAGACATGTTTGCGGAAACGAAGGAGTACCTATGCTTCCGGTCCACCACGGAAGACGGCGACCACCTCGTGAAGGTCTGGTATGGGGTTGAGCCGGACCCCAAGAAGCCGGACCTTTCGCTGCGCCTTTTGTCCTTCCTCGAGCGTGCCCGCGTTGTAAAAGGCATGCAGATTTCGGGGCTGCATCCTGTCGTCGACTTCGGGCTGTCGAGAGGTAGCCTCTTGTTGGTGACGGACTGGGTCGAAGGACAGCCTCTTTCAACCTGGCTCCTGACGTCACCGTCTTATGAGGCGCGCATGCAGGTGGCCCGGTCGCTCGTGGGCACACTTAACAAACTCCATGCAGTGGACCTTTCGCATGGCGACATCCATCCCGACAACATTGTGGTTCGCAGCTTGGGTGACGCCGTACTGGTGGACGTTCTGGACTTCAGCAGAACCCACGGCGATGCGTACACCACTGGATACCTTCCTAGCAACTACCAATCGTTGACTCCCACGGAGCGTGACCGATACGGCCTTGCGGCCGTGCTCGTCGAGGTCTTGGACTCCAGCCGCGAAGCGCCGACTAACGGGAGTCTTCCGATTCCTCGTGTTTATGAAGAGTTGGCGAACCTGCTCGGGGCGCAGACGCTGTCGACCCTCGACCCGCTCTCGAAGGCACTCGACAAGGTCGGACACAGCGAAAAGGACGAGTCGCAAAACTTCACAGTGGTCGTGCCGAACCTCGCATACTCTGGCGTGCCTGCGGGTGCGCTGCGAAGCGACAACGGTGTTTTTCATATTGCTGTGCAGCCTGACCGCCAGTCCGAGGGACGCATCCGGTTGTATGTGACAGGCGTCGGCCGTCAACTCACTTTGATTTGGAATCCGTTTAAGGAGGTTGTCGAGTCTGTCAAGGCCAACAGCGTTTCACAGAGTCAACTGTTGCGCTCTCAAACCATGAGAGATGCTTCAGTCCGAATGGAGGTGCAGCTCGTCGACGGGCCTACACCGGATGCCCAGGACCTGGTCTTGTTTTTGCTAGGCGATGCGCAGGTGAAGCGACGCCTTCCGGCCAGCGATAGCGCCAAGCAGGCGGAAGCCAAGGAGGCCGTTTTCGAGTCCGATTTTGAGGACGGTCCGGCGACATCGGATGATGACGACACAGTTCCTATTCGGGAGCTCTGGAGAACGCTTCTTGATGCTGAAGAGGACGCGTTTTTCACCGTGACTGTCGCGGGGGACAAGAGATACAACCCAGAGCGCTCTGGTCAGCTCTTGATTCCATACCACGCTGACTCCGGTGTTTTGAACTACGAGCTACCCGATTCCGTCGTCGTCGAAAGCCAAACCAATGACGGGGTCTGGAAGCCCTGTGGGGAACTTAATTTGCGTGACACGACAGTCGGCGCTTACGCTGAGCTGGCCATTGACCAACCTTACCTCCGGGCGAATTTCAAGATTGGCAGTCGACTGCGCCTGATGAGCACGAATGAGAAGGCATCGTTCACGCGAAGACGGTTCGCGGTTGAGCGAATTCTTCAGGACAAGGCTGTAGTACCTGGGCTCATTTCTTACTTTGAGGCCGCTCCGTCTGCCGAGCTAGCACCTATGAAGTTCTCTGCTCCGTCCGACCAGGACTTGGAGGCGTATTCAGAGCATGGGAAGAGCCTCAATCAAAGTCAGCGTGAAGCCTTTAAACGTGTCCTGGGGAGCGGACCTGTGAGTTTGCTTCAAGGCCCTCCGGGTACTGGAAAGACTTGGTTCATTGCCTCGTTGCTTCACTACTTGATGACCAAGGAGGGCGCGCGGCGCATTCTGCTGGTCAGCCAAGCGCACGAAGCCGTCAACAATGCCTTGGAGAAGGGGATGGAGGTCTGCCGCAACATGGGGGTGGACTTCAATGCCGTCCGACTTGGCGCGGAATCGGTGGCTTCCGACGAGATTCGGCATCTGCACGCTTCATCAATCGAGAACGCATATCGTGAGTCGTTCAAGGCCGAGCAGAAGGAGCGCATCGTGGAGCTCGCCACATCTTTTGGCCTGCCGAAGGGGTATGCGGCTGAAGTGGTCGACCTTCACCTAAGGCTTGGGATGCTTTGCGACCGAATTGCGAAGCTTCAGACTCGCACGGGAGGGGCGGACGAGCGGTCGGTAGCATCGATGGATGCTAGGGTCCGCGCGCTCACGGAAGCGTTTTACGACATTGCCGCAGACGTTTACCAGGTCGATGCCCAAGGGGCACCAGTCGAAATTCTGAGTGGAATTCGAAATGACTTGGCCGAGAAGTACGAGGTCCGTTCGCAGGATGCTATATCGAGGCTTGGTAGAGTCATCAAGCTGTCCGAGGAGTGGGTCGCCGCCCTGGGTTCGTCAGACGCCAATTTCGCGGAGTTTTTGGCCAAGTCTCGAACCGTCGTTGCAGGCACTCTTGTCGGTATTGGTTATAGAGGCGCGGGGGTCGTGCAGAACATCTTCGACTGGGTCATCATCGACGAGGCGGGACGTGCAGCGCCCAGCGAGCTAGCCGTTGCAATGCAGGCGGGGCATCGAATCCTCTTGGTTGGGGACCACCTTCAGCTTCCGCCTACTTTCTCGGACCAGGTGCGGCAAGCAGTCCGCGAGCGATACGGCGTTGAGGATGATTCGGCGTTGCTTCGGAGCGACTTCGAGCGACTGTTCAACTCCGCCTATGGGCAGCAGGTTGGAACAACGTTGTTATCCCAGTATCGGATGGCGCCAGACATCGGCGAGCTGGTGTCCGAGTGCTTCTACGGTGGAAAGCTTGAGACGGGCAGGGGTGTTCCGCCCGAGTACTACGACTTGCTGCCCGTACACCTGTCAAAACAAGTGACTTGGGTCGACACTTCAACGCTGGGTCGTCGTGGTTACGAACAACAGAACGAAGCCCGCGATGAGACTTGGAACACTGCAGAAGCGCATGTCGTCATGGCGTTGCTGCGGCAGATTGTTGAATCCGAGGAGTTCATGACATTCATGGCGGAGGACCTCAAGCCGCAAGAGCCCCCCATCGGCATTATCTGCATGTACAGCAAGCAACGGTCATTCATCGACAAATTGAAGGCCGAAGCGCCATGGCTTGGGTCTTTGCGGCGCCTTGTCAAGGTCGACACGGTGGACAGCTATCAGGGCAAGGAGAACCGAATCGTCATCTTGTCTACGGTGCGAAACAACACGGACGGACGGATTGGTTTTCTTCGTAGCCCGAACCGGGTGAACGTTGCAATGTCTCGCGCTATGGAGCGGCTGTTCGTAGTGGGTTCCAGCAAGCTCTGGCAAGGAAGACACGCTGATACGCCCCTGGGTCGGGTCTTCAAATACACCGAGCAGCTTGCGGCGCAGGGTCGCGCTGTGGTCCTACCCGCCGAACAACTGGGAGAAGGAGAATGA
- a CDS encoding transposase: protein MNEAKKKTRRRHSAELKQQIIAQCAEPGASVASIALSYGINANVVHKWRREAGGALPALQAPAFVPVPLPPAACSPGPALAPDIRIELRRGATTVSVTWPLDAADQCAVWMRELLK from the coding sequence ATGAATGAAGCCAAGAAGAAGACCCGCCGGCGGCACAGCGCCGAGCTCAAGCAGCAGATCATTGCTCAGTGCGCCGAGCCGGGTGCATCGGTGGCCAGCATTGCCTTGTCGTACGGCATCAACGCCAACGTCGTTCACAAGTGGCGCCGCGAAGCGGGTGGCGCGCTGCCTGCACTCCAGGCCCCCGCATTCGTTCCAGTGCCGCTGCCGCCAGCGGCATGTTCACCAGGGCCTGCACTTGCACCAGACATCCGCATCGAGCTGCGCCGTGGCGCCACCACCGTCTCGGTGACCTGGCCATTGGATGCGGCCGACCAGTGCGCCGTGTGGATGCGAGAGCTGCTCAAGTGA
- the tnpB gene encoding IS66 family insertion sequence element accessory protein TnpB (TnpB, as the term is used for proteins encoded by IS66 family insertion elements, is considered an accessory protein, since TnpC, encoded by a neighboring gene, is a DDE family transposase.) — MIRVDALWLATEPLDMRSGTETALARVVSVFGAARPHHAYLFANRRANRMKVLVHDGIGVWLAARRLNSGKFVWPRDAASTASLTRAQFDALVLGLPWQRLGNGGVITVV, encoded by the coding sequence GTGATCCGGGTTGATGCGCTGTGGCTGGCCACTGAGCCGCTGGACATGAGATCGGGCACCGAGACGGCGCTGGCTCGCGTGGTGTCGGTCTTCGGCGCAGCGCGCCCGCACCACGCCTACCTGTTCGCCAATCGACGCGCCAACCGCATGAAGGTGCTGGTGCACGACGGCATCGGTGTGTGGCTGGCAGCGCGTCGCCTCAACAGCGGCAAGTTCGTCTGGCCGCGTGATGCGGCAAGCACCGCCTCGCTCACCCGAGCCCAGTTCGATGCGCTGGTGCTGGGCCTGCCCTGGCAGCGCCTTGGCAACGGTGGTGTCATCACCGTGGTCTGA
- a CDS encoding IS66 family transposase — protein MVVEPQSLQSLSAEELRELTTRLMTQLRHQSALLDKLTHENALLKRMKFAAQSERFNPEQKSLLEDEIEADLAAVATEIDALQEAQAPAKVEEKKVPKRAPLPANLPRREIRHEPDSTTCACGCQMKRVGEDVAEKLDYVPGVFSVERHIRGKWACAKCETLTQVPVDPHIIDKGIPTTGLLAQVLVAKYADHLPLYRQEAIFGRAGLAIPRSTLAQWVGACGVQLQPLVDAMRNELLQHRVLHADETPVSMLKPGNGKTHRAYLWAYATGAFENTKVIVYDFCESRSGEHARRFLGDWRGSLTCDDFSGYKALIASGVTEVGCLAHARRKFFDLHAANQSQIAEFALQQFGRVYEIEREVKELSADQRRAIRQQQTKPLLDALHQWMLLQRQKVPEGSASAKALDYSLRRWVALTRFVDDGQLPLDNNWIENQIRPIAIGRNNWLFAGSLRAGQRAAAVMSLIQSARMNGHDPYAYLRDVMARLPMQRASRIHDLLPHRWQSTTASNL, from the coding sequence ATGGTGGTCGAGCCTCAATCCCTGCAGAGCCTGAGCGCAGAAGAGCTGCGTGAGCTGACCACGCGCCTCATGACGCAGCTGCGCCACCAGAGCGCGTTGCTGGACAAACTCACGCACGAGAACGCGCTCTTGAAGCGCATGAAGTTCGCAGCTCAATCCGAACGCTTCAACCCCGAACAGAAGAGCCTGCTCGAAGACGAGATCGAGGCCGACCTGGCAGCCGTGGCCACCGAGATCGATGCGCTGCAAGAAGCGCAGGCGCCCGCCAAGGTTGAAGAGAAGAAGGTTCCCAAGCGCGCGCCGCTGCCAGCCAACCTGCCGCGGCGCGAGATCCGCCACGAGCCCGACTCGACCACCTGTGCCTGCGGTTGCCAGATGAAGCGCGTGGGCGAGGACGTGGCCGAGAAGCTGGACTATGTGCCTGGCGTCTTCAGCGTCGAGCGCCACATCCGGGGCAAGTGGGCTTGTGCGAAGTGCGAGACGCTCACCCAAGTCCCCGTCGATCCGCACATCATCGACAAGGGCATCCCCACCACCGGGCTGCTGGCGCAGGTGCTGGTGGCCAAGTACGCCGATCACCTTCCGCTGTACCGCCAGGAAGCGATCTTTGGTCGAGCTGGTCTCGCGATCCCGCGTTCCACGCTCGCTCAGTGGGTGGGCGCGTGTGGCGTGCAGTTGCAGCCACTTGTGGATGCCATGAGAAACGAGCTGCTGCAGCACCGCGTGCTGCATGCCGATGAGACGCCGGTGTCCATGCTCAAGCCGGGCAACGGAAAGACGCACCGGGCCTACCTCTGGGCCTATGCCACGGGTGCCTTCGAGAACACCAAGGTGATCGTCTACGACTTCTGCGAATCACGCTCGGGCGAACATGCCCGGCGCTTCCTGGGCGACTGGAGAGGCAGCCTCACCTGTGACGACTTCAGCGGCTACAAAGCCTTGATCGCCAGCGGCGTGACCGAGGTCGGTTGCCTGGCGCACGCGCGGCGCAAGTTCTTCGATCTGCATGCAGCTAACCAGAGCCAGATCGCCGAGTTCGCGCTGCAGCAGTTCGGTCGGGTCTACGAAATCGAGCGCGAGGTCAAGGAGCTCAGCGCCGATCAGCGCCGGGCCATCCGGCAACAACAAACGAAGCCGCTGCTCGATGCCTTGCACCAGTGGATGCTGCTGCAACGCCAGAAGGTGCCCGAAGGTTCAGCGAGCGCCAAGGCGCTGGACTACAGCCTGCGGCGCTGGGTGGCGTTGACCCGGTTCGTCGACGATGGGCAACTGCCTTTGGACAACAACTGGATCGAGAACCAGATCCGGCCCATTGCCATTGGTCGCAACAACTGGCTCTTCGCTGGCAGCCTGCGCGCGGGCCAACGCGCCGCCGCCGTCATGAGCTTGATCCAGTCAGCGCGCATGAACGGGCATGACCCCTACGCCTACCTGCGCGATGTGATGGCACGTCTGCCCATGCAGCGCGCCAGCCGCATCCATGATCTTTTGCCACATCGCTGGCAGTCCACCACTGCTTCAAATCTGTAG